From a region of the Torulaspora globosa chromosome 7, complete sequence genome:
- the POL32 gene encoding DNA polymerase delta subunit POL32 (ancestral locus Anc_1.470): MAEEVFEYINERLFTEEKPVLFTDLICRFKVGPSKAKYLMYSYYKQNTSTKFNCIIICVGKDGSIKVVNDLDSFDDQQTLADCFIYALNTTDIFTPVSIARDLHDFLPIRNCFDLKVVPKRAKTLDAEPTAKPSPLPTARSRTVPEAKETTRKPPAKSKNTGLRSTAILAKMRGERERKERERREELQRRRQEQVERETKNDKKRSAQMAELDNLFDDEDDMPDEKQPSATPEPYTATPEREESTPLDKQELEELLETTADDSLMHTKNAEEQDTPETRPGADSSYVDEDGYTVTNRAATSTPPQKPAHKRPSTASKPDVPAKRAAAKGKTTQGTLESFFQKR; the protein is encoded by the coding sequence ATGGCGGAAGAGGTATTTGAGTACATCAATGAGCGACTATTCACCGAGGAGAAGCCGGTACTGTTCACAGATCTGATTTGCCGCTTCAAAGTAGGCCCGTCGAAGGCCAAATATCTGATGTACAGTTACTACAAGCAAAATACGTCGACCAAGTTCAATTGCATTATAATTTGCGTCGGCAAAGACGGAAGCATCAAGGTGGTAAACGACTTAGACAGCTTTGACGACCAGCAAACACTGGCTGATTGCTTCATTTATGCCCTCAACACGACGGATATCTTCACTCCAGTGAGCATCGCTAGAGACTTGCACGATTTCTTGCCGATACGAAACTGCTTTGATTTGAAAGTCGTGCCGAAAAGGGCTAAGACCCTGGATGCGGAACCTACCGCAAAGCCCAGCCCGCTACCGACTGCAAGATCAAGGACGGTTCCCGAGGCCAAAGAGACTACCAGGAAGCCACCAGCGAAGAGCAAGAACACGGGCCTCAGATCGACAGCGATCTTGGCGAAGATGAGGGGCGAACGAGAGCGGAAAGAACGAGAAAGACGTGAGGAACTCCAGAGAAGGAGGCAGGAACAAGTGGAACGAGAAACCAAGAACGATAAAAAGAGATCCGCGCAGATGGCAGAGCTGGACAACCTGTttgacgacgaagacgacATGCCAGACGAGAAGCAACCAAGTGCGACCCCGGAACCATACACCGCGACCCCAGAGAGGGAAGAATCGACGCCTCTCGACAAAcaagagctcgaagagctgctcGAAACCACCGCCGACGACTCGCTAATGCATACCAAGAACGCTGAGGAGCAAGACACGCCCGAGACACGGCCGGGCGCCGATTCCTCGTACGTCGACGAAGATGGCTACACGGTAACGAATCGCGCTGCCACCTCAACACCGCCGCAGAAACCTGCACACAAAAGGCCGTCGACCGCTTCGAAACCTGACGTCCCAGCGAAGAGGGCGGCCGCCAAGGGCAAGACAACCCAGGGAACGCTGGAGagcttcttccagaagagATGA